The DNA segment TATGACTAAATTTGTAACTCATCTCTattattattaagaaaaaaattgtgaaataaattttgaagcCCCTTGTTGTGCTATTATAGTTAAGAGACGatgctacaaaaaaaaaagagacaaTTTATGTTATTGATATCGATTTTTCGATTCCACTTAGTCGACTGTATTCtaatttttctatatataactaCTATTAAATTCTAacattatataataattatttacgaatataatttttcaacaattgaaatctcaataattattttattataattgaaattagttttgaattttgtaaaaaaaattaaaacttttttGGATCTCCTAAACAAGAGGCCCTAGGCGACCATCTATACAGCCTCCTTTGGAGCCGCCCTTATTGAAGATGCAGATTCAAACTTCtaaattgtaattttttcattatttatGTCAAGTTGtactatttttttctatttgggtgaaataattataattttaaaaaaaaaattatttacaaaaaagaaaacaataagaatGAATGGAATTTAATGATTGGAATACATTAAGtccctgttctttattacttaattttagtatcaatcagttcagttcagtaacttatcattacttattataattataattattttttatttttattattattattagaatcattattatttttataaactttttattttaattattgctatttttaatCGACTAATCATGGACGGCTATGATGTTCTGCAAACTGGATTGCTAATGTTTTGAAGGTTTGGATTAAGGACTTGGCGATGATCATTTATTAGACTCAAATGCATTGTTGTTGTCGTGACAATCTGTTGTGTTTTAGTTGAGGAAGCCGATGTTCAATCTTTATTTACCAATGAAGGTTGGTCCGAGTGTAGACTTGTTTATGGGCTGGACCGGGCCGGGATTAACCGGGCTTGTTACTGATAGCGCGAAGTCTAGTGGTCGTATTTCTCTTTACGACGAAAAATGTGGATGTTGATAAGTGCTTTggctatggatgtggtctttctaaatgctctatgttcactagacgtcactacttagaggcaagtgtaccccgtcgtatcaagtaataatccggttaagaccgggtatcgaatccacgggatttataattacaagtattagacgactcggtttcgtatgttattcaagcggcgattactttggggtaaagtaagacacaactacacactatccctaactattggcgactcagatttgtgtagctaaaaccctatgaagtaggATGATTAACGATAAGTTacaaccacgataaataacgattCTAAATGTATatggataataatttactcttgtaaagacgactaagtgtagtaggaccgacccgtgaagcacttagactacgtgattcctagtcaaggcgtgtctaatgtggGGGAATTAgcaactagggcccgtaagttccgtggcttgtcaattcctacggtttccggtttgtcacttccggtaaggcaacatctatataactccctaaggatagcccgaatggcgtcggaaatcgcgttctcctacacaataatcaattagacggtcattttaagatccctgaaactcaagtaaaaaaatttctggtgaacggaatccgggtgagcATTTTCTGGTGAGGAAAAagttacccagaaaattctcaaaaaattctagaaaatgtaaaacattattctaagaaactttaattcttggatcgaagcgggatttcttacggtttagtcccaataaaacttgttcctcaattttatccattttacatgcttcaacaatttattgggattaaaccgtaagaaatcctacttcgactcaataattaaagtttctccaaataatgttttacattttctgaaatattttgagaattttctgggtactttcggatttctcaccggaaaacgctcatctaatcgccggattccgttgatttgggattaaaccgtaagaaatatcactttgagtcaagaattaaagtttctcagaatgatattttacattttttggaattttttgagaattttctggatattgtttctcacagaaaaacagatcgccggattccgttcaccagaatttttttttacccgagcttctgcgatcttaaaatgaccgtctaattaagacgagtccaacggtataaaatgttttgaaaaacgaggttggaaaagtcgggaaaatgcattttaaagaaaaaaataaaacaattttctctttccttttatttacaaatttgtcactccttttggttaattacaaaattggtctttGTCACACAATAAGTCTTGTCACActataagaaatgtgtcacatCTGAtctcttctatatatatatatatatattattgttgGAATATATTTTGAATTGTAAGATTTACTAAACTATTATAATTTCAAAGAACTTGTCTATTTATGATTTGATAGAAGTAATTGTATTTTTACATCCGTTAAGTGTGTGTTTGGTACATTATAATATAATCAAATGTGTAATATAATGAAATGGAACAATCAGTGGTGAATACATGATTACTCGGTTGGGGGACCGATTTTACATGTGTGTTCCGACGGTCGGAGGAACCCGGACCCCTCCCTGTCTCCGCCCCCTGTATATATGTATTGTTGTTCGTATTTAGAATATATTTGAATTGTAAGATTCACTAAACTATTACGGGGTGTTTATTAGAAGGGATATAAGAGATgagatatggataaaaaaaatgagataagTTATCACATGTTTGTTTGAGAGATAAGAGAGTGAAATAAGGGAAGAATAATCCTCTTATCACACTGGTGTTTCTTAGAGGGAATAAAGCCACGAggatatggataaaaaaacCTGAGATGAGTTATTCCATGTTTGTTTTAGAGATATGCTAAAGAGATAAGAGAGGGATATgagtcttatccctcaaatcctatacctaAGAGGGAGGTGGTacaaggaggtgggataagctcatGCGATTTTAATATGATGAAAAGTCCattttatccctcaaattaatgttatgtagtttaaataaggttaaaatagtaaaatgtattgtTTTATCCATATCTttatcccacataccaaacattgaataataattctcgtctatcatatttttatccttatcccaaccatttatctttatccatatcccaacttttatctttatctctatcccaataaaataccaaacgccccgtaaAGTTATACATGGATGAGTGGTATAAGACATGAGGATAACTTATTTAAATGGAAAAGTCTAATTTGTTCctcaaattatattatttattctaTTATGGTGTTCCAAATATTTCTaaagttaattttaatttttgaacttttaaaaagCTAAGTTTGTCTATATATTATTGTAGTATCAATGccgaataaaattaattaaatttaatctatcatcttaaatatattagttattctatttttttttctttgaaaacaTAATACAATGTTCCAAGTATTTCTCAAGTTATTCTATTTGTtgtattttgaaatttaataCAATGTTCCGAGTATTTCTCACGTTATttcattttttgtattttgaaaatttaatacaGTGTTCCAAGTATTTTTCAAGAACTTTGTAgattaaattcaattaattttattccacgTTGATACTACagtaatatatatattctatttaAATTTGGATAAGGGTAATATAGTAAAATGAATCATTTTATCTCTATCTCTATCCTACATATCAAACATTGGATAATAAACTCTCGTatcttatttttatccttatctcaaTCTTTTATTCTTATCTCTATCCTAACCTTTATCCGTATCCCGTTATAGGTTCAAACCGaacttatatatttattatgggcttaatacatcaccagctccctgaacttgttcataatagtagattggctccctgaactttgcaaatatCTCCCTAGCTCCCTCAACttgattatttcgtatcaccagctccctaaacttgtccataaaaatttattaactccctgaactttgcaagggTCTCactagcttcctaaacttgtttattctgtaacaactaattacaaaaaccataatactaactcagATTAAGGTGcgaaaatacccctaacgtttcgggacaggagtaattttatccataatctctaaaatggtgcaattttaccctaacgttggaagccaagagcaatttacccctaacattgataaatttgattaatttgagaaataattcatcaaactgtcttctcggtcatgaatattatcatctacacttcacacgtgcgtcattttatcagtaacaaatcacaaacatatgttgggatatgaaaaaaataaaaaaatatatactgacttttgtacgaattggacaaaaaattcaccaaatttataaatttgctcttggctactaatgttagggtaaaattgcaccattttagacgttaggggtaaaattactcctgacccaaaatgttaggggtatttttgcaccttaatccgagttagtattatgatttttgtatttagttgttatggaataagcaagtttaggtaactggtgagacatttgcaaagttcagggagttaataaatttttatggacaagtttagggagatggtgatacgaaataagcaagtttaggttgctggtgagacatttgcaaaATTCAGGaagataataaatttttatggacaagtttagagagttggtgatacgaaataagcaaatttagggagctattaagacacttgtaaagtttagagcgccaatctactattatggacaagttcaggaagttggtgatgtattaggcctttacTATGATTTGATAGAAGTAATTGTATTTTTTCATCCATTAatttaggcctaatacataaataacccattgaacttgtccaaatgttgcaactgccccctccaactttcaattataacaacttaccctttaaacttgaccaattgtaaaacataatcccaaattggaaatttttttacctcgtacttgaagcaaccgtaaaaacgtttcctcaaattcgtatcacgccaaagatctgattatcacactccacgaacGTTGCagtttttgtatttcacgtgtttcttcaattgcagttcatgtcagcaatttggggttgtgttttacaattggacaagtttgaggggtaaattgttacaattgaaagtttgggggggcagttgcaatatttgaacAAGTTTAGGAAGTTATTTGTATATTAGACCATTAATTTATTCATGGAAGAGTGTAAATAGAAGCCATGCATATGTATTAGATTAATTGAAAATCACAACACAATGCAACTTTTATTCCCAATCCAAGGCCAAAAAACAACAATAATTGGCCTCACACAACCCAAAGAAAAAACATCAAGAAAAGAGAAAGCATCAAACACATAACCACATATATTATCATCCTTCTTGAATTAATTTTCAAGAACTTTGTAGAAGCTCATTATCTTGTCTGCATTAGCATTGATTTCATGTTCATCAAGTTCACAATTAGCCTTTGGAACATATTTGAAGCAGCTCTTGATAATGGATCCTCCATTAGAGGAAGCTTCAACTTTCACCACAACTGTTATTTTTTCAAGTTTATCTGACCATGGATCTGCTTCAATTATAGTGTACCCAATCGTAAAGTTTGCCTTATCTATTGCTTCTGCTTGTGTCTTAACATACTTGAATTCGTGATCTGCATGAATCATATGATATATTGTCAGACATTAATATAAGATTtaaggttaaggtgcaaaaatacccataacgttttggatcatgagcaattttacctctaacgtttaaaatggtgcaattttacccctaacgttggcagctaagagcaattttacccctataatttgagtcaattttaaaatgttaggggtaaaattgctcttggcttcccacgttagggataaaattgcaccattttagacgttaaggataaaattgttccGGACCGAAAACGTTAGaaatatttttacactttaacctTAAGATTTATGATTGAGCATTAAGTGTTAGTTCAAGCTTTTAATTCAAAAGGTTTCACGACATATACATcattagtttaaaaaaaaaaatacttttgaATTAAGTAAGTAATTAAATTACCTGGATGAGCAGCAAAAGTAGCCTTCTTGATGGTTCCAGGTCCTCCATTTCCTTCATGGGTCTCAACACTGGCATGGGGGATACTcttatgaagaagatgatggttTTCAGGGCAGAAAATGTTAAACATAGTAACTTGGGGGACTGAAGTGGTAATTTCCCTCTCAATAGTCACAACACCCATATTTGATTATATATTTAgctaaagaattgatttataaaTGTTTTTTGAGATGAGGAAATGCAAAGAATGAAGGCagctatttatagaattaatggAGCTTCAAATATtagtaatatataatattaatatacaTGTGTACGTCACTTCAATTTCATCACCttaaattttcttatttatttcttaaataattggtgtgtcacattaatatataattcaatttaattaattacaaattttTATCTTCATTCTTCCTATCTCACCgagttagagcatctccaacaactTCTTAAGTTGGCTCTTAAATTAAAACTAGTTTTTAGCCTGTGTGATTCACGAattcatcttaacatataaatattaacaaaaatataatctaataattacaattaatgacataaaggtgccatataaattaaatattattattttattttcacatttacttaaaataatctttttatagataaatataataatataattaaaattaatttataaaagaaaaaatttaaattttagacCTAATGCTCTTCCAGTTCTTTCAACTTgtctaaattggtcattttacatCTCCAACTAATCGAATGTCCTAATTACACTCTTAACtttataaaagtggtatttctcacctccttaacttgtccaaattggtcattttactcctcccaaactcatcgaatgtcctatttactcctttaacttcataaaagtgacatttctcacctcttatgatcctatttaccccttaactccataaaagtaaTATTTCTTACCCTTTATATTGCAAAATTAATAtgacttattcaaatgagtttgaaaatatatattttttaatatcaacttttttttattttgttttaatttgataattatattgatccttcatgtgtttattacaataatattgtattacaataattagatgatcaaaatttaactagtcaaaaaattgaaaagagaaggaatgaataaaagatacaaataacaagaacattaatataaacaagttaaagacgtTATATGTAAggataagataccaaaataggtctattgtttttgggaaagtatcaatttaggttctacgtataaaataacaccaatataggtttaacgtttaaaaaaaggatatcaatttaggtctcgataacggattgcaaggggtgagaaataccacttttgtggagttaatgaggtaaataggacattctatgagttggggagataaatggacaagttaagggggtgagaaataccacttttatgcagttaaggggtaaataggatattcaatGGGTTGGAGGGATAAAATGATCAATTGGGACAAATTAAGGGGGCTGAAGGAGCATTATACCTAAATTTTAAGATATTAATTATGTCACTATCATTTATGTAAAAGTCAATCTTATAATTCTTGAGTGAGAAATATGGATATATGACAAAATAAAAGTCATCTAAATTTGGAAATAACAACATAATCGATTAAGTACATGatattataatgttaataagttAATAATTAAGAATAAACGTGGCTAGTAGTGGTTGCAATAGTCTACTATcatcaatataattaattagacaaatatatagttttttttaaagcacaaatatatagtttaattagtctaaaaaatcaataataagAAATTCAATATGGATTAGTCACTGTTCAAAACAAAAGTCCCCTCAACCGCTTAAACGCTTTAAATCGAGAATCCATCTCGATTTTCTTCGATTAGTCCCTTTAGGCTTTTATTTTTTGCTCATAACCGATTTTTAACCGTTTGGATTCCGCCTAAACTGCCTAGACACCGCCTAAACAAGGTGGGGCGAGATATacatacgccccaccacatggtggggcgtgatataCACACGTCCAGTTGTCTGAAAATTGAATTTAGGGGTTAAGGCCTCGAAAAATTATGGAATTTGATCGTAATGGAGTCTAATGTTCGTTAGTTATCATTTACAGATTTCGTTAGAAGACTTCGGAGGCAACGGTGTCGATTACAGTGGGAAATTTTATCATGTACAGACGTTTGAAACATACCAggaagctgttaactgggcaaaacagacgaCGATTCGCCTTGGCTTCGAGTTAACTATAGCTTCTCACAAGATAGGGGGTAAGTTAaaatggatattggttaaatgtgcctGTGGTATAAAGAATACTCAAAGGACTAGGGATATGGATATGGAGGAAGTAGTATGGAGGAATACGAAAGCAAAatactgtggttgcaaattccaggTGAAGGTTCTGGAAATCTCTGAATTAGGGAGTTGGGTTGTGAATGGTGTTGCTGGAGAGAGAGGACAGCACAATCATGGATTGGTTGTATATCGTCGGGGCTATCGACAGATGAGTGGACTAAGTCccggttcaaaaaaaaatattcatcaaATGAGTGCAGCTCAAGCAGAGCCTTGTTCTATTTTTGCagtaattaaagaaaaacaccctGAGAATTGCCCGACCCAAAGACACGTGTATAATTATAGGGAAAAAAATAAGGACTGAGAGTTTTGAGGGTCGAgatgtaattaattagttttatcGGTTTGCTATAGATATGGATTACATACATTGAACGCAAGCGGAGTCGGGCAACAATATTGTGACTCACCTCTTTATGGCACATCCTACTTCGATCAACATGTTCCGATCCTACTACTTGTTTGTTggcaacatataaaacaaacaagtataaaatgCCATTTTGTGAGCTTATTGGAATGACGCTTTCAAACAAGAACTTCTTGATTGCCTATGCAATTATGAAGGATGAGACTCAAGGTAGTTATATGTGGGTTTTAGGAAAATTGAGGCTTTTGCTTGGAGctgatgtgcatccgacagCCATTGCTACTGGCCGGGAGTTAGGATTGATGAGACCGGTGAGTAAGGTTTTTCCTGAAACTCATCATTTATTGTCACACCCGATCCAAAGCGGCATCGGGTATGAGAAGGAAACAGGATAACGATCTACGAATTCGACTCATCAATCTTTAACTCATTCAattcttaatttaattttctaatagataaaaatttatttggactacctaaagttttatttaattatttggcttgaactcgataattctatcaagcttcctacgtatcccgaatgtctttaatctttaaatcgggaatcaaagccatgtagttctacctattttaggtagttttcTTAATTAAATAGTTCTCTTAATTATTCACACCTTGTTTGACTCATTAAtcatttaattgtatatttcacttcATTACTGTAAAAGTTTATGATTCACAATACAATTATTGAGCATAAACTAATATTTAGTATCTCGAATTTATTtgataatctaattaaaatatattttatatacgaatattttatcgaatccgacaatataaatttttaaacttgAAAATTGTATTATCAAATGAAATCAATTCCAAATAAATATCGATATTTTCGAATtaacatttttatcaaaataaaccGTAATCAAATAAGTTGTTTATCAAATCTgactcataatcaaataaactcTTTATTAAACGAGTTCGTAACCAAATAAATGAGTTATCAAACCAATTTCTAACCAAATAAACGTTTTACCAAACCAAATTCACAATCAAACAAACggtttatcaaaccaaattcgtaATCAATAACTTAATATTATATCCAtcctagagtttctccccttacgtATCAATCCCcataatagaatcgagatatctcataattttacCTAACCCGCATgctcttactcaacacttctttgccatacccgataggtctttcaactgtgtacacatgtcatatccctcactgaacatggtcttcaaatataaaaccaccgatccggattact comes from the Euphorbia lathyris chromosome 5, ddEupLath1.1, whole genome shotgun sequence genome and includes:
- the LOC136231161 gene encoding major allergen Pru av 1-like produces the protein MGVVTIEREITTSVPQVTMFNIFCPENHHLLHKSIPHASVETHEGNGGPGTIKKATFAAHPDHEFKYVKTQAEAIDKANFTIGYTIIEADPWSDKLEKITVVVKVEASSNGGSIIKSCFKYVPKANCELDEHEINANADKIMSFYKVLEN